The following proteins come from a genomic window of Mycobacterium sp. DL:
- the rpsP gene encoding 30S ribosomal protein S16, producing the protein MAVKIKLARFGKIRNPQYRISVADARNRRDGRAIEVIGRYHPKEDPSVIEINSERAQYWLSVGAQPTEPVLQLLKITGDWQKFKGLPGAEGTLKVKEPKTSKLDLFNAALAEADGAPSGEATQPKKKKAPAKKAEQADDKAEPAAEKTDDKAETETVAAAESADAPSES; encoded by the coding sequence ATGGCTGTCAAGATCAAGCTCGCCCGCTTCGGCAAGATCCGCAATCCCCAGTACCGCATTTCCGTCGCCGACGCGCGCAACCGTCGCGACGGCCGCGCCATCGAGGTGATCGGCCGGTACCACCCGAAGGAAGACCCCAGCGTCATCGAGATCAACTCGGAGCGCGCCCAGTACTGGCTCAGCGTCGGCGCTCAGCCCACCGAGCCGGTGCTGCAGTTGCTGAAGATCACCGGCGACTGGCAGAAGTTCAAGGGGCTGCCCGGCGCAGAGGGCACGCTGAAGGTCAAGGAACCCAAGACCAGCAAGCTGGACCTGTTCAACGCCGCGCTGGCGGAGGCCGACGGCGCGCCGTCCGGCGAGGCCACCCAGCCCAAGAAGAAGAAGGCGCCCGCCAAGAAGGCCGAGCAGGCCGACGACAAGGCTGAGCCTGCCGCCGAGAAGACCGACGACAAGGCTGAGACCGAGACCGTCGCGGCGGCCGAGAGCGCCGACGCGCCCAGCGAGAGCTGA
- a CDS encoding nuclear transport factor 2 family protein: protein MNDAATLLEIESIKQLKARYCRHLDTKDWASWRSLFTDDFRSDTSEAGGKVIVGADPFVAFTRKSLGDRATMHQVHAPEIDVTSPTTAQAVWALEDVVRLAPGVNLRGYGHYTETYTKVDGRWLIAESTLTRLREDVFNMVISLYISDRIKRVTGTIARRLVR from the coding sequence ATGAACGACGCAGCGACCCTGCTGGAGATCGAGTCGATCAAACAGTTGAAGGCCCGGTACTGCCGACACCTGGACACCAAGGACTGGGCGTCGTGGCGAAGCCTGTTCACCGACGATTTCCGCAGCGACACCTCCGAGGCAGGCGGCAAGGTGATCGTCGGCGCCGATCCCTTCGTCGCGTTCACCCGCAAGAGCCTCGGCGACCGTGCCACGATGCACCAGGTGCACGCACCGGAGATCGACGTGACCTCGCCGACGACCGCGCAGGCGGTGTGGGCGCTGGAAGACGTCGTACGTCTGGCACCCGGGGTGAACCTGCGCGGCTATGGCCACTACACGGAGACCTACACGAAGGTCGACGGTCGATGGCTCATCGCCGAATCGACGCTCACCCGGTTGCGGGAGGACGTCTTCAACATGGTGATCTCGCTTTACATCTCCGACCGGATCAAGAGGGTGACCGGCACGATCGCCCGCAGACTGGTTCGCTGA